The Erythrobacter aurantius genome includes a window with the following:
- a CDS encoding glycosyl transferase family protein, whose amino-acid sequence MSIFEWNVWQWLAVFQHEVLLFAAVFFLIGAIDDLAVDLSWLWLRWTGRADTARIRRSELQQRALHGPAAIFIPAWQEATVIAQTIRHILAAWPQEQLRLYIGTYRNDPHTLAAAMQAAPGDARLRIVIHDRNGPSTKADCLNRLYKAMRDDERRMGQLFSTIVLHDAEDLVDPAGLGLLDQAIAGGADFAQLPVEPLPQSGVKWLGSHYCEEFAEAHGKAMVVRGAVGAALPAAGVGCAISRSALQGLCRMRSDLKPFDPASLTEDYELGLTIAENGGSCRFVRVRGEDDLLVATRAYFPSRIDHIVRQKTRWVHGIALQGWDRTGWARGGIETWMRARDRRGPFTAMLLLLGYTLLALTLLLLAAANLGWTDPQPLSPLVAALLFTNLGFFVWRAIWRFVFTARNYGVKEGVLAVLRIPVTNLVAIMAGHRAVVAYMRALAGGALEWDKTPHDRHPAEAALPITPARPVQV is encoded by the coding sequence TTGTCTATATTCGAATGGAATGTCTGGCAGTGGCTGGCTGTCTTCCAGCATGAGGTGCTGCTGTTCGCAGCGGTTTTCTTCCTGATCGGCGCGATTGACGATCTTGCGGTCGATCTGTCGTGGCTGTGGTTGAGATGGACTGGACGGGCGGATACAGCCCGGATCCGGCGTTCGGAATTGCAGCAGCGCGCGCTTCACGGCCCTGCGGCGATTTTTATTCCGGCCTGGCAGGAAGCGACGGTGATTGCGCAAACAATCAGGCACATCCTCGCTGCATGGCCGCAAGAGCAGTTGCGCCTCTACATCGGCACCTATCGCAATGATCCGCACACCCTGGCTGCCGCGATGCAGGCCGCACCGGGCGATGCAAGACTGCGGATCGTAATCCATGATCGCAACGGGCCCAGCACCAAGGCCGACTGCCTGAACCGTCTCTACAAGGCGATGCGGGATGACGAGCGGCGCATGGGGCAATTGTTTTCGACAATTGTGCTGCACGATGCCGAAGACCTGGTCGATCCTGCAGGGCTGGGCTTGCTGGATCAGGCCATCGCGGGCGGTGCCGATTTTGCGCAATTGCCGGTCGAACCATTGCCGCAATCAGGCGTGAAGTGGCTGGGCAGCCATTATTGCGAGGAATTTGCCGAGGCTCATGGGAAAGCGATGGTGGTGCGCGGTGCGGTGGGTGCAGCACTCCCGGCAGCCGGAGTTGGTTGCGCGATTTCACGCTCTGCATTGCAAGGGCTTTGCCGCATGCGGTCCGACCTCAAGCCGTTTGATCCTGCATCCCTGACCGAAGATTACGAGCTTGGATTGACGATTGCGGAGAATGGGGGTTCTTGCCGCTTCGTCCGGGTGCGTGGCGAAGATGATCTGCTTGTCGCGACCCGAGCCTATTTCCCTTCGCGCATCGATCACATCGTTCGCCAAAAGACACGTTGGGTTCACGGGATCGCGCTTCAGGGCTGGGATCGCACCGGTTGGGCAAGAGGCGGCATCGAGACCTGGATGCGTGCCCGTGACCGGAGAGGGCCCTTCACGGCCATGCTGCTGTTGCTGGGTTACACGCTGTTGGCGCTTACCCTGCTGCTGCTGGCCGCCGCCAATCTGGGCTGGACCGATCCGCAACCGCTAAGCCCGCTTGTGGCTGCACTGCTTTTCACGAACCTTGGTTTCTTCGTTTGGCGTGCCATTTGGCGCTTTGTCTTCACTGCGCGCAATTATGGTGTGAAGGAAGGCGTCTTGGCGGTGTTGCGCATTCCGGTAACAAACCTTGTGGCGATCATGGCCGGACAT
- a CDS encoding VOC family protein, whose translation MVKYLHSMIRVTDPQATVDFFKLIGLEEVRRFDVEAGRFTLIFLAAPGQEGVAEVELTYNWPPADGSEPEQYDGGRNFGHLAYRVENIYETCQRLADAGHTIHRPPRDGHMAFVKSPDGISVELLQDGRLEPAEPWASMENTGSW comes from the coding sequence ATGGTCAAATACCTCCACAGCATGATCCGGGTCACCGATCCGCAGGCAACGGTCGATTTCTTCAAGCTGATCGGGCTTGAGGAAGTGCGGCGTTTCGATGTCGAGGCCGGTCGGTTCACACTCATTTTCCTCGCCGCGCCGGGACAGGAGGGGGTGGCCGAGGTCGAGCTGACCTACAACTGGCCACCGGCAGACGGAAGCGAGCCGGAACAATATGATGGCGGACGCAACTTCGGCCATCTCGCCTACCGGGTCGAGAATATCTATGAAACCTGCCAGCGCCTTGCCGATGCAGGGCACACGATCCATCGTCCGCCGCGCGATGGGCACATGGCTTTCGTCAAGTCGCCCGACGGGATTTCGGTCGAACTTCTTCAGGACGGAAGACTGGAACCCGCCGAGCCGTGGGCCAGCATGGAAAACACCGGTAGCTGGTAA
- a CDS encoding TorF family putative porin encodes MLTSIRGLTAATLSAGLLLGAAPAFASGSNSEAITNADLADDGISTDLIAASAALDGDTVVITTQPVTFDRAGEPVVEDASSMGGESGLTFSANVALTTEYRFRGVDLSGGEIAIQGGFDVSHSSGFYVGTWASSLDEQTVGYGSTELDLYGGWSGNVSDAVSVDVGFIAYTYPDAGPGDFDYYEFYGSLGFTFGPVSTTTGVAYAPGQDGLDFGGGTDDNLYLYTDLSLGIPDTPITLNGHLGYTDGSLTFTNDGKAFDWSISADVALGGNFSANIAYIEAEGDPAPGAYDFTDGAIVATISASF; translated from the coding sequence ATGCTCACGTCCATCCGCGGCCTCACGGCTGCAACCCTCTCTGCGGGCCTTCTGCTTGGCGCAGCGCCCGCTTTCGCCTCGGGATCGAATTCTGAAGCAATCACCAATGCAGATCTTGCTGATGACGGGATCAGCACCGATCTGATCGCGGCATCCGCCGCACTTGACGGCGATACTGTCGTAATCACTACCCAGCCGGTAACGTTTGATCGCGCTGGCGAACCTGTCGTCGAAGACGCAAGTTCGATGGGTGGTGAAAGCGGTCTCACCTTCTCCGCAAACGTGGCTCTAACCACCGAATACCGTTTCCGTGGTGTCGACCTGTCGGGCGGTGAAATCGCGATTCAAGGCGGTTTCGACGTCAGCCACTCGTCCGGTTTCTATGTCGGAACCTGGGCGTCCAGCCTTGATGAGCAAACGGTTGGCTATGGCTCCACCGAACTCGATCTCTACGGCGGCTGGAGCGGTAATGTTTCCGACGCGGTGTCTGTCGATGTCGGCTTCATTGCCTATACCTATCCCGATGCGGGTCCGGGTGATTTCGACTACTACGAATTCTACGGCTCGCTTGGCTTCACCTTCGGACCGGTTTCGACGACTACTGGTGTTGCCTATGCGCCTGGACAAGACGGCCTCGATTTCGGCGGTGGCACGGATGACAACCTCTATCTGTACACCGATCTGAGCCTTGGCATTCCGGACACGCCGATCACGCTGAATGGTCACCTCGGCTACACCGATGGTTCGCTGACGTTCACCAACGACGGCAAGGCCTTCGACTGGTCCATCAGTGCAGATGTGGCTCTGGGTGGCAATTTCTCGGCCAATATCGCTTACATCGAAGCCGAAGGCGACCCGGCGCCGGGCGCCTACGATTTCACCGATGGCGCGATCGTCGCAACCATCAGCGCCAGCTTCTGA
- the nhaA gene encoding Na+/H+ antiporter NhaA codes for MSDSSVPLARPLRRIFAPVRALFVSDASAGVLLILVAAAAMIAANSPFAGEYRDLFYGKLPWTPIEKLKDLHYWINDGLMAIFFFVVGLEVKREIVSGQLSDPAARRLPMLAAASGMAVPAIVYLAVSGGGEYTNGWAIPAATDIAFAMGVLGLLGSRVPASLRLFLLTVAIVDDIGAVVVIAVFYTKSLYTMWLVASIVVFGLLLALNRFRVSVFWPYILLAVVLWYCVLNSGVHATIAGVVAALTIPLRRRDGNSMLEKLEHGLAPWSAYLVVPVFGFANAGVSLAGMGPEALLDALPIAIAAGLVIGKQVGIFSVVFLADKTGFAPRPENASWAEIWGVSILCGIGFTMSIFIGGLAFPDQPLLIEEAKIGILTGSAISAVLGFIVLRLTTTHPEEECNDQGNQPTEA; via the coding sequence ATGTCAGATTCGTCCGTTCCCCTCGCGCGGCCCCTGCGCCGCATCTTTGCTCCGGTTCGCGCATTGTTCGTCAGCGATGCTTCGGCAGGCGTTCTGCTGATCCTTGTCGCCGCTGCCGCGATGATTGCAGCGAATTCGCCGTTCGCAGGGGAATATCGCGATTTGTTCTACGGAAAACTGCCGTGGACCCCGATCGAAAAGCTCAAGGATCTGCATTACTGGATCAACGACGGCCTGATGGCGATCTTCTTCTTCGTGGTCGGGCTGGAAGTGAAGCGGGAAATCGTTTCCGGTCAGCTTTCTGATCCGGCAGCGCGGCGTTTGCCGATGCTGGCTGCTGCCTCTGGCATGGCGGTCCCTGCTATCGTCTACCTAGCGGTATCAGGCGGTGGTGAATATACCAACGGCTGGGCAATTCCGGCTGCAACCGACATCGCCTTTGCGATGGGTGTGCTGGGCCTGCTTGGCAGCCGGGTTCCTGCATCGCTGCGGCTGTTTCTACTGACTGTCGCAATTGTTGACGACATTGGCGCGGTGGTGGTGATCGCCGTTTTCTACACCAAGTCGCTTTACACTATGTGGCTGGTCGCCTCGATCGTGGTGTTCGGGTTGCTGCTGGCGCTCAACCGGTTCCGCGTTTCGGTGTTCTGGCCCTATATCCTGCTGGCCGTCGTGCTTTGGTATTGTGTACTGAACTCAGGCGTGCACGCCACCATCGCCGGGGTCGTTGCCGCGTTGACGATCCCGCTGCGCCGGCGTGACGGCAATTCCATGCTCGAAAAGCTGGAGCACGGTTTGGCTCCTTGGAGCGCTTATCTGGTGGTTCCGGTCTTCGGATTTGCCAATGCCGGTGTCTCGCTCGCGGGAATGGGGCCTGAGGCCTTGCTGGACGCGCTTCCGATTGCGATTGCCGCCGGGCTTGTGATCGGCAAGCAGGTCGGCATCTTCTCGGTCGTATTCCTGGCAGACAAGACCGGTTTTGCACCGCGCCCGGAAAACGCAAGCTGGGCGGAAATCTGGGGCGTTTCGATCCTTTGCGGGATCGGCTTTACGATGAGCATATTCATCGGCGGCCTCGCCTTCCCCGACCAGCCTCTGCTGATCGAGGAAGCCAAGATCGGTATCCTGACAGGCTCCGCAATCTCGGCTGTGCTAGGCTTTATCGTCTTGCGACTGACAACGACGCATCCCGAAGAGGAATGCAACGATCAGGGCAATCAGCCAACCGAAGCGTAA